A stretch of DNA from Aurantiacibacter atlanticus:
CCCGATGACAGCCATCGCACCCGATGTGCTGACCTTGGCTGTGTTGGCCAGTGCAGGGATTGTCGGCTGAGAAAAATCTGTGGCACGTCGGATGCTGTTTAAGCCTCCGGCGTGCCATTTATCGCCGTGTGACCATTTATTGCACTTAGCGATAGCTGCATTTTACGGCAGGCATGCGCTCATTTGCCCTGTTTTTTAGTCCTCAAGAGCCCTTTAGGTTTTTCTGAGCATCGTCACGATGAAAGCCATGACGGCTACGATCGCAATGCTGATACCAACCGCACTCGACTGCTGCGATACAATCGCCGCAGCGACAAGCATGCCTGACGCTGCGATGCTGATAGCAAGCTGACGCCCCGACTTGCGTATCGTGGCAGCGATCAGCTCATCTGGGTTACTTTCTACCGCAACTTCGATTTTGCCTGTCCGCGCGTATCTTTCCAGGTGCCCGGCAAGTTCCGGAATTCTCGACGTTAGTGCCGCCACACTGGTGATTGCTGACTTCCCGATTGCAAACGCCCGCCGCGGATCAAGGCGTTCCAGCATCAGTTCACGGGCAAGTGGAGCAAGCTCCGCGGCGATGTCGAAATCCGGTTTAAGCCGCCGCACGACGCCTTCGGCAATCAGTAGAGTTCTCAGCATCAGCGCGAGATCAGGGGGCAAACCCAGATGATGGGTGCGCAGAATGGCAAATGTCGCCTCGAAAATCGCTGAAAGCTGAATCTGGGCGAGCAACGTCCCCTTGAACTGATCAATCAGCGCCGCGATGTCGTCCTCAAGGGCGCTCCGGTCAACTGCCGGCCTTCCCGCCCAATCCAGAAGGACATCCACCGCCTGGGCATGGTTTTCGCCTGCTATGGCAAGAATGAGCCGCACTATTTCATCGCGGCGTGCCGGTGAAAGTCGCCCTACTGCTCCGAAGTCGATAAATGCCAATGGCCCGTCCGGCTGGACCCAGACGTTGCCCGGATGCGGGTCTGCATGGAAAAGGCCATTGAACAAGATCATGCGCAGAACGGCCTGGGAATAGGACGTGGCCGCAAGGTGTGGATCGATATTCTCGAGCGCTCTTTCGTCCGATACCGAAAAGCCGGAAAGGCGCTGCTGAACATTCACTCTGTGGCTGGTGTATTCCCAGTAAAACTTGGGCACGGTTATGCCCAATGTTTTCAGAAATTCGCCCAACTCTTCTGCCGCACGTGCTTCTGATGACAGGTCCATCTCATCTGAAAGACCTTTGGAAAAGGCGCGCAAGAGTTCATCGGGGCGGAGGCGTGCGACCTCTGGCATCCGGCGTTCGGCCAGCCGGGCGAGCCGTCTGAGAAGTCGCAAGTCAGCATCGACAATTCGGGCCATGCCTGGCCGCCGGACCTTCACAACCACTTCTTCACCGGATTTCAGCCTTGCCGCGTGCACTTGCGCGATTGAGGCCGCAGCGATCGGTGTCCTGTCAAAGCTGGAAAAAACCTCCTCCGGCGCAGCACCCAGATCCTCCAGCAGGACGGAAGCGATATCTTCGTAAGGCAATGGTGCCACATTATCCTGCAGCGTTGCCAGGGCGCCTGTCCATTCTGGCCCGAGCAGATCGTCGCGTGTCGCGAGAATCTGGCCAAGTTTGACTGCGACGGGCCCAAGATCCTGCAAAAGTTCCACCAGCGTTTCAGGGCGCGTCGGCAAAGGTTCGGCACTAGCGGTGCGATCAATGCCCAGTCTTGCAGAAACGCCACGCCAGCCATGTTTGGCGAACATGCGGGTGATGTATTGAAGTCGGGCTAATTCTCCCTGAGGTCTTGTATCCTCCGGCAATTTTTCATCCTTTCGAGGGGACATTATAGCGAATCCAGCCTGCGCTGATCCCTATGTCCACAATCTACAATCGTCATCCTGTCTACACGGAGTATCGAAATCATTCGGCGGCGTATGATGGGCGGCATGGCGTTCGGTTTCAACGGATCAGCAAACGGTGTTCAACTTCCTTCATCCGGGCCTTCCCAGCCTAGACCCAGTGATTTCTGGATCGCAATATAACTTGCGGTCAATGCGGCTATCGCTTGTTGTAAGTTCGCCTCTGCCATCAGGCGCTCTCGTTCGGCTGCATTCAGATGGGCACGCGAGATGACCCCTGCCTCATGACGCTGTCGATTGAGCTCTGCTGAGTGCGTTGCCGATTGCTCCACCAGAGCAAGCGCGGCCACGGTGCGTCGCTGTTGGGCAAAGCGTGACAGTGAATTTTCTGCGTCCTGCAAAGCTCCAAGCACGATCTCTCGGTATCGCGCTTCGGCCTCGGTTTGCGCTGCCTCGGCCTGGTCGATGCCCGCAGCAGTTCGTCCGAAATCGAGGAATCCCCACTGCAATTGCGGCACTGCGATGGCCGAAAGATCAGCAAGATCAAACACATCAGAAGGGGAAGTGCCACCGATCCCGAGAATGCCCATAAATGAAATCTTGGGGAAACGTGCGGCCTCTACCACACCGATCCTTGCAGTGGCGGCGGCGAGGTTGCGTTCAGCCGCGCGAATGTCGGGCCGCCGGGCGATGAGCGAGGCGGGGTCTCCGATATTCACCTGCTCTGGCGGAAGCGGCAATGGCACTGGCCCTGCGAGAAAATCATCAAGGTTGCCCGGTGCCAGTCCGACAAGGACCGCAAGTGCATTCAGATAAGTCTCTGCATCGGCTTCCGTCGCGGCCAGATCGGCATTGAGCGACTGCAGAATGCTGTTCGCCTGGCCTATCGGGAATGCCGCGATCGCGCCCTGTTGGTGACGCTGGATTGTTAATTGCAGGGTTTCCTCCTGC
This window harbors:
- a CDS encoding ABC1 kinase family protein; protein product: MFAKHGWRGVSARLGIDRTASAEPLPTRPETLVELLQDLGPVAVKLGQILATRDDLLGPEWTGALATLQDNVAPLPYEDIASVLLEDLGAAPEEVFSSFDRTPIAAASIAQVHAARLKSGEEVVVKVRRPGMARIVDADLRLLRRLARLAERRMPEVARLRPDELLRAFSKGLSDEMDLSSEARAAEELGEFLKTLGITVPKFYWEYTSHRVNVQQRLSGFSVSDERALENIDPHLAATSYSQAVLRMILFNGLFHADPHPGNVWVQPDGPLAFIDFGAVGRLSPARRDEIVRLILAIAGENHAQAVDVLLDWAGRPAVDRSALEDDIAALIDQFKGTLLAQIQLSAIFEATFAILRTHHLGLPPDLALMLRTLLIAEGVVRRLKPDFDIAAELAPLARELMLERLDPRRAFAIGKSAITSVAALTSRIPELAGHLERYARTGKIEVAVESNPDELIAATIRKSGRQLAISIAASGMLVAAAIVSQQSSAVGISIAIVAVMAFIVTMLRKT
- a CDS encoding efflux transporter outer membrane subunit, with translation MKNPIPFLLALTFLSACTVGPDYAGPPDLASARVPDAAFARQQADTSSAMPLLANWWVALDDPVLTELEQMAIIGNPGLEAAQARIAQARASVEQERANRWPTAGAQATSIQAEVPGLDLQTNNSPPQGGPPVDEENSSLSIYNLGLSANWEIDLAGGQQRKIEAANALAAGSVATAADAQVQLTAEVARAYIALRERQLRIASLRQQVTLQEETLQLTIQRHQQGAIAAFPIGQANSILQSLNADLAATEADAETYLNALAVLVGLAPGNLDDFLAGPVPLPLPPEQVNIGDPASLIARRPDIRAAERNLAAATARIGVVEAARFPKISFMGILGIGGTSPSDVFDLADLSAIAVPQLQWGFLDFGRTAAGIDQAEAAQTEAEARYREIVLGALQDAENSLSRFAQQRRTVAALALVEQSATHSAELNRQRHEAGVISRAHLNAAERERLMAEANLQQAIAALTASYIAIQKSLGLGWEGPDEGS